One genomic segment of Vulcanisaeta thermophila includes these proteins:
- a CDS encoding electron transfer flavoprotein subunit beta/FixA family protein — protein sequence MKEGLTIVVPVKAGVPNITAVRFDPVTHNIVREGVPLMLNPYDRNALEFALRLKDKYGGKVITLSMAPPSGKDFLESTVGMGADEAYLITDRVFAGADTLATSYTVARTIQKLFPNFDLIVFGEETTDSTTAHMPAQVASWLELPYVYYAVDAEVDVKNGMIRVTRYLEDEGVYEVYEYKLPVIISVYKNSNPPRDISLNRKIQARLSGLVKSVTNNELKLDTFCVGLRGSPTIVAKLEEAKPIERKKQIFKGSPEEAAKWLLENLVKEGVIKA from the coding sequence GTGAAGGAGGGGTTAACAATCGTTGTACCAGTCAAGGCTGGCGTGCCCAATATAACAGCCGTGAGGTTCGACCCTGTGACCCACAACATAGTTAGGGAGGGTGTCCCATTAATGCTTAACCCATATGATAGGAACGCCCTCGAATTCGCCCTTAGGCTTAAGGATAAGTACGGTGGGAAGGTCATAACATTATCCATGGCGCCACCCTCAGGTAAGGATTTCCTGGAGTCCACAGTGGGCATGGGCGCTGATGAAGCATACCTAATCACGGATAGGGTCTTTGCCGGTGCTGATACCCTGGCCACCTCATACACCGTAGCCAGGACGATTCAGAAGTTATTCCCTAACTTTGACTTGATTGTTTTTGGTGAGGAAACCACCGATAGTACCACTGCGCACATGCCCGCCCAGGTAGCTTCGTGGTTAGAACTACCGTATGTTTACTATGCCGTGGATGCCGAGGTTGATGTGAAGAATGGTATGATCAGGGTCACCAGGTACCTTGAGGATGAGGGTGTTTACGAGGTTTACGAGTACAAGTTACCAGTCATCATTAGCGTCTACAAGAATAGTAACCCACCTAGGGACATAAGCCTGAACCGTAAGATCCAGGCTAGATTAAGCGGGCTGGTTAAGTCAGTGACTAACAATGAGCTTAAGCTTGATACGTTCTGCGTTGGTTTGAGGGGTTCACCAACAATAGTGGCTAAGCTCGAGGAGGCCAAGCCCATTGAGAGGAAGAAGCAAATATTCAAGGGAAGCCCTGAGGAGGCCGCCAAGTGGTTGCTCGAGAACCTGGTCAAGGAGGGGGTGATTAAGGCATGA
- a CDS encoding FAD-dependent oxidoreductase: MGYKFDVIVVGAGPAGLTAAQQLASRGFRVLVVERGKKPGSKNVFGGRIYAHVLDKLYPEYVKEAPVERWVRRERLSFMTEDSMTTVDFETLSTEHRSFTTYLTNFTEWLGKKAEAAGATVISEVPVDSLIIKDGRVLGVRAGNDEVYGDVVVLAEGINRLVLERSGLAPKLSPEVVGLGVKEVIKLGREVINERFSVDDDEGVAWAIAGYPTHYLPGGAFIYTNKDAITLGVVLYLGPGYNIDVPVYELIEEFRLHPMIKRLIKGGQLLEYSAHLTPVAGLGASPPRLYGNGYLVVGDAAGFLLHLGVLIRGVDFAIESGRLAAEAIAKAHDAGKYDEESLSIYERLLSESFVLRELRTFRNAHKVLINPRLYNEYVRLINAFMRRYFDVDGTPRRVMGTLMEVKGKVTLMDLARDALTTVMNL, from the coding sequence GTGGGGTATAAATTTGACGTTATAGTGGTTGGGGCCGGCCCCGCCGGGCTAACGGCTGCTCAGCAATTGGCTAGTAGGGGGTTTAGGGTGTTGGTGGTTGAGAGGGGTAAGAAGCCAGGTAGTAAGAATGTCTTTGGTGGTAGGATCTACGCCCACGTGCTTGATAAGTTATACCCTGAGTATGTTAAGGAGGCGCCCGTGGAGCGTTGGGTTAGGAGGGAGAGGCTTTCGTTCATGACTGAGGATTCTATGACCACAGTGGATTTCGAGACGCTAAGCACGGAGCATAGGTCATTCACTACCTACCTAACGAACTTCACCGAGTGGCTTGGTAAGAAGGCCGAGGCTGCGGGCGCCACGGTAATTTCCGAGGTACCCGTGGACTCATTAATAATTAAGGATGGCAGGGTCCTGGGGGTCAGGGCTGGTAATGATGAGGTTTATGGCGACGTTGTCGTTCTGGCGGAGGGGATCAATAGGCTTGTCCTTGAGAGGAGTGGGTTGGCGCCTAAGTTAAGCCCTGAGGTTGTGGGTCTTGGTGTTAAGGAGGTTATTAAGTTGGGTAGGGAGGTTATTAATGAGAGGTTCAGCGTGGATGATGATGAGGGTGTGGCCTGGGCGATAGCTGGTTACCCCACTCATTACCTCCCTGGTGGTGCCTTCATTTACACGAATAAGGACGCCATAACACTGGGCGTGGTGCTCTACCTGGGCCCTGGGTACAACATTGACGTCCCCGTTTACGAGCTCATTGAGGAGTTTAGGCTTCACCCAATGATTAAGAGGCTAATCAAGGGAGGCCAATTACTTGAGTACTCAGCCCACTTAACACCCGTGGCCGGGCTTGGTGCTTCACCGCCTAGGCTTTACGGTAATGGGTACCTAGTTGTTGGTGATGCCGCTGGGTTCCTGCTACACCTCGGTGTCTTAATCAGGGGTGTTGACTTCGCAATAGAGAGTGGTAGGTTGGCTGCGGAGGCCATCGCCAAGGCCCACGACGCCGGTAAGTACGATGAGGAGTCACTGTCCATTTATGAGAGGTTATTAAGTGAGTCGTTCGTCCTTAGGGAGCTCAGAACCTTTAGGAATGCGCACAAGGTTTTAATAAATCCAAGGCTTTATAATGAGTACGTGAGGCTAATAAACGCATTCATGAGGAGGTACTTCGACGTTGATGGGACGCCGAGGAGGGTAATGGGGACTTTAATGGAGGTTAAGGGTAAGGTTACGCTCATGGATTTAGCCAGGGATGCCCTGACCACGGTGATGAACCTATGA
- a CDS encoding signal recognition particle subunit SRP19/SEC65 family protein, whose protein sequence is MDRRGEWIIWTVYFDSTKSRRLGRKVPRGISVKSPSFDELVKAVERLGLKYEAYPDKKHPASWFEGPPGYVAVKIPEGKKKSVILKEIAKEIIRLRQEQQARGGGKP, encoded by the coding sequence ATGGATAGGAGGGGTGAGTGGATAATCTGGACCGTGTACTTCGACTCCACAAAGAGTAGGAGATTGGGTAGGAAGGTGCCCAGGGGTATTTCCGTGAAGTCACCATCATTTGATGAATTGGTGAAGGCAGTTGAGAGGCTTGGCCTGAAGTATGAGGCTTACCCTGATAAGAAGCACCCTGCATCATGGTTCGAGGGACCCCCTGGTTATGTGGCCGTTAAGATACCTGAGGGAAAGAAGAAGAGCGTGATTTTAAAGGAGATTGCTAAGGAAATCATTAGGTTGAGGCAGGAGCAGCAGGCGAGGGGTGGGGGTAAGCCTTAG
- a CDS encoding ferredoxin family protein, whose protein sequence is MSLDRKIPIEERLNVNAWDVDQRPHIRIVDPEQCRRCDKKPCLYLCPARCYTPGPDGTVLFSHEGCLECGTCRVVCPNNAIEWNYPKSGFGVQYRYG, encoded by the coding sequence ATGAGCCTCGATAGGAAGATCCCCATTGAGGAGAGGTTAAACGTTAATGCGTGGGATGTGGACCAGAGGCCACACATTAGGATAGTGGATCCAGAGCAGTGTAGACGCTGCGATAAGAAGCCCTGCCTCTACCTATGCCCAGCCAGGTGCTACACGCCCGGCCCTGATGGAACCGTGTTATTTAGTCACGAGGGATGCCTCGAGTGTGGTACATGCCGCGTTGTTTGCCCCAACAATGCCATTGAGTGGAATTACCCCAAGAGCGGCTTCGGTGTTCAATACCGATACGGGTGA
- a CDS encoding electron transfer flavoprotein subunit alpha/FixB family protein gives MSTAQQQRICSEWEPINKSEYRGIWVYIEHANGVIKEGSLQLIGKARELAGKLGDADVTAVMLGYNLGDLVKEPIYYGADKVIYIDNPVFSKYIPHVYAEAIVYLARKYKPEIILFAGTKRGRELAPYVANSLRTGITADCTDLDVDPKTRDLDQVRPTYGGNMLAHIRTPTRRPQLASVRPNVFPTPPRDTSRKGEVIREEFNEVIDPRGPGLVEVRSVVKGDELPPVEKSDIVVVAGKGVGGPDGVKLLTELAKELGGTIGGSKKVVDAGWLPSDRQIGQTGKTIRPTLYIGVGVSGAIQHIFGMKESRIIVAINSDPNAPIFQYVDYGVVGDYKDVVTKLLELLRNRKKG, from the coding sequence ATGAGCACGGCCCAGCAACAAAGGATCTGCAGTGAGTGGGAGCCCATTAATAAGAGCGAGTACAGGGGTATTTGGGTTTACATTGAGCATGCCAACGGGGTTATTAAGGAGGGTAGCCTGCAGTTGATTGGTAAGGCCAGGGAGTTAGCCGGTAAGTTGGGTGATGCTGACGTGACTGCTGTGATGCTTGGTTACAACCTGGGCGATTTGGTGAAGGAGCCCATTTACTACGGTGCCGACAAGGTAATATACATAGACAACCCAGTGTTTAGTAAGTACATACCGCATGTCTACGCAGAGGCCATTGTTTACCTAGCAAGGAAGTACAAGCCCGAGATAATATTATTCGCTGGCACGAAGAGGGGCCGAGAACTGGCACCTTACGTAGCCAACTCACTGAGGACAGGCATAACCGCTGACTGCACGGACTTGGATGTGGACCCAAAGACCAGGGATTTGGACCAGGTGAGGCCCACGTATGGTGGTAACATGCTGGCCCACATAAGGACGCCCACAAGGAGGCCCCAGCTGGCCAGTGTTAGGCCCAATGTATTCCCCACACCACCACGTGATACGAGCAGGAAGGGTGAGGTAATAAGGGAGGAGTTTAATGAGGTGATTGATCCAAGGGGTCCCGGGCTTGTGGAGGTGAGGTCCGTGGTTAAGGGTGATGAGTTACCGCCTGTGGAGAAGTCCGATATAGTTGTTGTGGCTGGTAAGGGTGTGGGTGGTCCTGATGGGGTTAAGTTATTGACTGAGCTCGCTAAGGAGTTGGGCGGGACCATTGGTGGTTCTAAGAAGGTTGTGGATGCAGGTTGGTTGCCCTCTGATAGGCAGATTGGGCAGACTGGGAAGACCATAAGGCCCACGTTGTACATAGGGGTTGGTGTCAGTGGCGCTATACAGCACATTTTCGGTATGAAGGAGTCCAGGATAATAGTTGCAATCAATAGTGATCCCAATGCGCCCATATTCCAGTATGTGGATTATGGGGTGGTTGGTGATTATAAAGATGTGGTTACCAAGTTGTTGGAGTTATTGAGAAATAGAAAGAAGGGATAA
- the bgaS gene encoding beta-galactosidase BgaS, translated as MPLSFPSSFLFGWSQSGFQSEMGTPGSEDPNSDWFVWVHDPENIASGLVSGDLPENGPGYWGLYRLFHDNAVRMGLDAVRLNVEWSRIFPKPMPEPPQGEVEVRDNDVVAVNVDHEDLRRLDAVANQEAVNHYREILTDLKSRGFHVILNIYHWPLPTWVHDPIRVRRGDFTGPRGWLDVSTVVNFARFAAYVAFKFDDLVDEYSTMNEPNVVAGAGFINIKSGFPPGYLSLELSRVAIYNLIQAHARAYDAIKSLSRKPVGVIYANASYTPLTENDSKAVELAERNSRWFFFDAIIKGEFMGRVRDDMRNKLDWVGVNYYSRSVVKLVGNDSYREVPGYGYSCERNSISPDGRPCSDSGWEFYPEGLYDVLVKFWNRYHLPIYVTENGIADSADYLRPYYLVSHVYQVYRALQDGVDVRGYLHWSLADNYEWASGFSMRFGLLHVDYPTKRLYWRPSAFIYREIAKSKSIPDEILHLNSIPPTRPLRK; from the coding sequence ATGCCCCTATCCTTCCCCAGCTCATTCTTATTTGGCTGGTCACAGTCCGGGTTTCAATCCGAAATGGGGACACCAGGCAGTGAAGATCCAAATAGCGACTGGTTTGTCTGGGTTCATGACCCCGAGAACATAGCCTCAGGGCTTGTTAGTGGTGACCTGCCCGAAAACGGCCCTGGTTACTGGGGGTTGTATAGGTTGTTTCATGACAATGCCGTTAGGATGGGGCTGGATGCGGTTAGATTGAATGTTGAGTGGTCCAGGATATTCCCAAAACCAATGCCCGAACCACCCCAGGGCGAGGTTGAGGTTAGGGACAACGATGTAGTGGCTGTGAACGTGGATCACGAGGACCTAAGGAGATTAGATGCAGTGGCTAATCAAGAGGCCGTTAATCATTACAGGGAGATCCTCACGGACCTGAAGTCCAGGGGATTCCACGTAATACTCAACATCTACCACTGGCCACTGCCCACGTGGGTTCACGACCCCATAAGGGTTAGGAGGGGCGATTTTACGGGGCCCAGGGGATGGCTTGACGTGAGCACGGTCGTAAACTTCGCCAGGTTCGCCGCGTACGTTGCCTTTAAATTTGACGACCTGGTTGATGAGTACTCAACGATGAATGAACCCAATGTTGTTGCTGGTGCTGGGTTCATTAACATCAAGTCGGGCTTCCCACCCGGCTACCTAAGCCTTGAGCTCTCCAGGGTGGCAATTTACAACCTAATCCAGGCTCATGCCAGGGCCTACGATGCCATCAAGTCCCTATCCAGGAAGCCGGTGGGTGTTATATACGCGAATGCCTCTTACACGCCGTTAACCGAGAATGACTCCAAAGCCGTGGAGTTGGCTGAGCGCAACTCCAGATGGTTCTTCTTCGATGCGATAATCAAGGGCGAGTTCATGGGTAGGGTTAGGGATGACATGAGGAATAAACTAGACTGGGTGGGCGTTAATTACTACAGTAGGAGTGTGGTTAAGCTTGTGGGTAATGACTCGTATAGAGAGGTCCCGGGTTATGGCTACTCCTGCGAGAGAAACTCCATAAGCCCTGACGGAAGGCCATGCAGTGACTCGGGCTGGGAGTTCTACCCCGAGGGTTTGTATGACGTCCTCGTAAAGTTTTGGAACCGTTATCACCTCCCCATTTACGTCACCGAGAATGGGATAGCGGATTCAGCGGATTACCTAAGGCCCTACTACTTAGTGAGTCATGTTTACCAGGTGTACAGGGCGCTTCAGGATGGTGTTGATGTTAGGGGCTACCTACACTGGTCCCTGGCAGATAACTATGAATGGGCCTCGGGATTCAGCATGAGGTTTGGCCTACTCCATGTGGACTACCCCACGAAGAGACTGTACTGGAGGCCCTCCGCCTTTATTTACAGGGAAATAGCAAAGTCCAAGTCCATACCCGACGAAATACTCCACCTAAACTCAATACCACCCACCAGGCCATTGAGAAAGTAA
- a CDS encoding 30S ribosomal protein S8e, with protein sequence MAKLLSYYQGRDTRKPSGGYRPRPYKVKRKALGGGPFTATRLSDVDNRVVSRVYGGNVKVRLIGVKYANLYIPSEGKSVKVEIKGIVETPANREYAKRGIIVRGTVIETERGRAIVTSRPGQDGVVNAVLIEGK encoded by the coding sequence ATGGCTAAATTACTCAGTTATTACCAGGGTAGGGATACTAGGAAGCCCAGTGGTGGTTATAGGCCTAGGCCGTATAAGGTTAAGAGGAAGGCCCTTGGGGGTGGGCCCTTCACAGCCACAAGGCTTTCCGACGTTGATAATAGGGTTGTTTCTAGGGTTTATGGGGGTAATGTTAAGGTTAGGTTGATCGGTGTTAAGTACGCCAACCTATACATACCCAGCGAGGGGAAGTCGGTGAAGGTTGAGATTAAGGGCATTGTTGAGACACCGGCCAATAGGGAGTATGCCAAAAGGGGGATTATTGTCAGGGGCACTGTGATAGAGACCGAGAGGGGTAGGGCAATCGTGACCTCCAGGCCTGGGCAGGATGGCGTGGTTAACGCGGTACTCATTGAGGGGAAGTGA
- a CDS encoding (Fe-S)-binding protein, translating into MSTQEESLDLTTIMPRIANKELINELHHRIGLNSPNHEVMRESLRKYYRLNLSFKLAIDNCMSCGACLTACPAYITTGNIKNSPMGRIHIARQLLKGVRHDLISIYTYYWQCLTCRRCAWTCPLGIDTAEVSRVVRSALHDAGLIPEFVATAVNNLELYGNFMGLPPNIVREVFMGIVESVKAETGLDIRVKVDEPAYALLLPASCTDYFIDQDTFKGYILFLNAIGMDFTLSTEAPDIANYGLYLDPRHMRMIAEKVVDVARKLNVKLVIAGECGHGWRVFKNYVIPRLREYGIEGMHIFHLVVDAIKKGRIKLNPEANGEVTYIYLDPCHYARGGDLVEEPRLIMRHVVKKYVEARNNKGRTICCGGSSGMVSREMLPLATQYARLWYEEVLRTGAQCVVWPCATCKLQLTHVLPHLNKIYKQEITFKGLMDLVYNAMTKTTKPQPHSGTTNTG; encoded by the coding sequence ATGAGTACTCAGGAGGAGAGTCTAGACTTAACCACGATTATGCCCAGGATTGCCAATAAGGAGTTAATCAACGAATTACATCACAGGATTGGGCTTAATAGTCCCAACCATGAGGTGATGAGGGAGTCCCTAAGGAAGTATTACAGGTTAAACCTGAGCTTTAAATTAGCAATTGATAACTGCATGTCATGCGGGGCATGCCTAACAGCATGCCCAGCTTACATAACCACGGGCAACATAAAAAACTCACCCATGGGTAGAATACACATAGCCAGGCAACTACTGAAGGGCGTTAGGCACGACTTGATAAGCATATACACATACTACTGGCAATGCCTAACCTGCAGACGATGTGCCTGGACATGCCCCCTGGGCATAGATACGGCGGAGGTGAGCAGGGTAGTGAGGTCTGCACTGCACGATGCGGGCTTAATACCTGAGTTCGTGGCCACGGCAGTAAACAACCTGGAACTTTACGGGAACTTCATGGGGCTACCGCCAAACATTGTTAGGGAGGTGTTCATGGGGATTGTGGAGAGTGTCAAGGCGGAGACTGGGTTGGATATTAGGGTTAAGGTTGATGAGCCAGCCTACGCATTATTACTACCAGCATCCTGCACGGACTACTTCATAGACCAGGACACATTCAAGGGCTACATACTATTCCTAAACGCCATAGGCATGGACTTCACACTAAGCACTGAAGCACCTGACATAGCGAACTACGGACTATACCTAGACCCAAGGCACATGAGAATGATAGCGGAGAAGGTGGTGGACGTGGCCAGGAAACTAAACGTTAAACTGGTCATCGCGGGCGAGTGCGGCCATGGATGGAGGGTCTTCAAGAACTACGTAATACCAAGGCTTAGGGAGTACGGCATAGAGGGAATGCACATATTCCACCTCGTGGTTGACGCTATAAAGAAGGGCAGGATAAAACTGAACCCAGAGGCCAACGGAGAGGTGACCTACATATACCTGGACCCATGCCACTATGCCAGGGGTGGCGACCTAGTCGAAGAACCAAGGCTCATAATGAGGCATGTGGTAAAGAAGTACGTGGAAGCCAGGAACAACAAGGGAAGAACCATATGCTGCGGCGGCAGCAGCGGCATGGTATCAAGGGAAATGCTACCACTAGCCACGCAATACGCGAGGCTATGGTACGAGGAAGTACTCAGGACAGGGGCACAATGCGTAGTGTGGCCATGCGCCACATGCAAACTACAACTAACCCACGTACTACCCCACCTAAACAAAATCTACAAACAAGAAATAACATTCAAAGGACTCATGGACCTAGTATACAATGCCATGACCAAAACAACCAAACCCCAACCACACTCAGGAACCACCAACACGGGTTAA
- the coaBC gene encoding bifunctional phosphopantothenoylcysteine decarboxylase/phosphopantothenate--cysteine ligase CoaBC, producing MSFREDIKLIRGSRSNLLSGKRILLALTGGISIYRVPDVARELIRHGADVVTFMSREAAKLLSPKVMEWATGNRVYTGLSGYAEHVNVCLSVDAVVIAPATANTIAKVANGIGDTTVTLCAMVALGAGKPLLMVPAMNESMWRNPIVRGNIDRLRSVGVRFVEPVLEEGKAKLAPSEEIVESVIDLLAPGDMNGLSVLVTSGPTHERIDATKYITTPSSGLTGYYFAREAMARGARVTLVTGPVNIRDPPNVEVIRVTSVLEMYEEVMRLVGSRHYDIAILTAAPLDFYVKNTFSDKLSSDLERVTIELVQAPKIARDLKRASPGTYLVGYKAEVNVSMDELIARAIRRIREGNWNLALAHTVGPGRGFGSEKDEVVVINGDGNVMTRLGPMHKRELAREVLNMVVRDYRRHAS from the coding sequence GTGTCCTTTAGGGAGGACATTAAGTTGATCAGGGGTTCCAGGAGTAACCTACTAAGTGGTAAGAGGATACTACTAGCCCTCACTGGTGGTATATCCATTTACAGGGTGCCTGATGTGGCTAGGGAGTTGATTAGGCATGGGGCGGATGTTGTGACGTTCATGAGCAGGGAGGCTGCTAAACTCCTAAGCCCTAAAGTTATGGAGTGGGCCACGGGTAATAGGGTCTATACTGGGTTGAGTGGTTATGCGGAGCACGTGAACGTGTGCCTAAGTGTTGATGCTGTAGTTATTGCGCCAGCCACTGCAAACACAATAGCCAAGGTGGCCAACGGAATTGGCGACACCACGGTCACGCTCTGCGCCATGGTTGCCCTAGGCGCTGGTAAGCCCCTGTTAATGGTGCCCGCTATGAACGAGTCCATGTGGCGCAACCCCATTGTTAGGGGGAATATCGATAGGCTTAGGTCCGTTGGTGTTCGGTTCGTGGAGCCCGTGCTTGAGGAGGGTAAGGCGAAGTTGGCGCCTAGCGAGGAGATTGTGGAGTCCGTGATTGACCTCCTGGCGCCTGGGGATATGAATGGACTCTCGGTGCTTGTGACCTCGGGCCCTACACACGAGAGGATTGACGCCACAAAGTACATAACAACACCAAGCTCCGGATTAACCGGTTATTACTTCGCTAGGGAGGCCATGGCCAGGGGTGCCAGGGTCACCCTGGTCACGGGGCCCGTTAACATTAGGGACCCACCTAACGTGGAGGTCATTAGGGTCACCAGCGTCCTGGAGATGTACGAGGAGGTCATGAGGCTAGTGGGCTCTAGGCATTATGACATAGCCATACTCACAGCGGCGCCCCTGGACTTCTACGTTAAGAACACCTTCAGCGATAAATTGAGTAGTGACCTTGAGAGGGTCACCATAGAGCTGGTGCAGGCGCCGAAGATTGCCAGGGATCTAAAGAGGGCGTCACCAGGCACGTACCTCGTGGGTTACAAGGCCGAGGTTAACGTGTCCATGGATGAGTTAATAGCAAGGGCCATTAGGAGGATTAGGGAGGGTAATTGGAACCTAGCCCTGGCGCACACCGTGGGCCCTGGCAGGGGGTTTGGGAGTGAGAAGGATGAGGTTGTGGTTATTAATGGTGATGGTAACGTAATGACCAGGCTGGGGCCAATGCATAAGAGGGAGTTGGCCAGGGAAGTCCTTAATATGGTGGTTAGGGATTACCGAAGACACGCATCATGA